Proteins from a genomic interval of Lolium perenne isolate Kyuss_39 chromosome 1, Kyuss_2.0, whole genome shotgun sequence:
- the LOC127327268 gene encoding ABC transporter G family member 48, translating to MTLLLGPPSSGKSTLMRALAGKLDKTLKVSGNITYCGHTLSQFYPERTSAYVSQYDLHNAEMTVRETLDFSRRCLGVGARYDMLVELARRERAAGIKPDPEIDAYMKATAVQGKQTNIITDLTLKVLGLDICADTMIGDEMIRGISGGQKKRVTTGEMLTGPARALFMDEISTGLDSSSTFQIVKYVKHLVHVMNETVMISLLQPPPETYNLFDDIILLSEGYIVYHGPRENILEFFESSGFRCPERKGIADFLQEVTSKKDQQQYWYLENEQYRSVSVPEFAERFKSFHVGEQMLKEVQIPFEKSKTHPAALTTKKYGLSIKESLKAVMSREVLLMNRNSFIYIFKVTQLIILGLMAMTVFLRTKMPSGQISDGTKFFGALTFSLITILFNGLAELQLTIKMLPTFYKQRDFLFFPPWTFALANLLLKIPISFIEAGVWVALTYYVMGFAPAAGRFFRQLLAFFATHQMAMALFRFLAAIFKSMVMANNFGMFVILLIFIFGGFLIPRGDIRPWWIWAYWSSPMMYSQNAISVNEFLASRWASPNNDISIDEPTIGKAILKSKGLFTSDSGFWLSIGAMIGFTILFNIFYILALTYLSPSGSSNTLVSDEESDSEKNKEQMSEVNASSTTTSSIPMVSVGTDETTNRPTHSGIVLPFQPLSLSFNHINYYVDMPAEMKEQGFAESRLQLLTDISGAFRPGVLTALVGMSGAGKTTLMDVLAGRKTSGSIEGSITLSGYPKNQETFARISGYCEQTDIHSPNVTVYESILYSAWLRLSSDVNDKTRQMFVEEVMTLVELDVLRNAMVGLPGVDGLSTEQRKRLTIAVELVSNPSIIFMDEPTSGLDARAAAIVMRAVRNTVNTGRTVVCTIHQPSIDIFESFDDLLLLKRGGRVIYAGELGRHSHKLVEYFEAIPGVAKITKGYNPATWMLEVSSPLAEARLEINFAEIYANSPLYKENQELIKELSVPLPGYEDLSFSTKYSQNFYNQCVANFWKQYKSYWKNPPYNAMRYLMTVLNGLVFGTVFWQKGTKLESQQDLFNLLGATYAAVFFLGASNCITVQPVVAIERTVFYREKAAGMYSPLSYALAQTSVEIIYNILQGCLYTILIYSMIGYEWKADKFFYFLFFIIASFNYFTLFGMMLVALTPSAMIANILISFVLPLWNLFAGFLIVRPAIPIWWRWYYWANPVSWTIYGVVASQFGENNNSLSIPGGSPTVVKQFLEDILGIKHDFLGYVVLAHFAYAIGFYFIFGYSIKVLNFQKR from the exons ATGACTCTTCTTCTTGGACCTCCTTCTTCAGGAAAGAGCACACTTATGCGAGCCCTTGCTGGCAAGCTTGAcaaaaccctcaag GTATCTGGCAACATCACATATTGTGGCCATACACTTTCGCAGTTCTACCCCGAGAGGACCAGCGCATATGTTAGTCAATACGATCTCCACAATGCGGAGATGACTGTAAGAGAGACATTGGATTTCTCGAGGCGCTGCTTAGGCGTTGGTGCTAGATATGACATGCTTGTGGAGCTCGCTAGGAGGGAGCGTGCTGCTGGCATAAAGCCAGATCCTGAGATTGACGCTTACATGAAAGCTACTGCGGTGCAAGGAAAACAAACTAATATTATAACCGATCTTACTCTGAAG GTGCTTGGGCTTGACATTTGTGCTGATACCATGATTGGTGATGAGATGATTAGAGGAATTTCCGGTGGGCAAAAGAAGCGTGTCACAACTG GGGAAATGTTAACCGGACCCGCAAGGGCTTTGTTCATGGATGAGATTTCCACTGGTTTGGATAGTTCTAGCACATTTCAGATTGTAAAATATGTGAAGCACTTGGTCCATGTGATGAATGAGACTGTGATGATCTCCCTCCTACAACCACCGCCTGAGACATACAACCTATTTGATGACATAATTCTGCTATCAGAGGGTTACATAGTGTACCATGGGCCACGTGAGAACATCTTGGAATTCTTTGAATCTTCTGGTTTCCGGTGCCCTGAGAGAAAAGGAATTGCTGACTTTCTTCAAGAGGTTACTTCCAAGAAAGACCAGCAACAATACTGGTACCTTGAAAACGAACAATATCGTTCTGTGTCAGTCCCAGAGTTTGCTGAACGTTTCAAGTCATTCCATGTAGGCGAGCAGATGCTCAAGGAGGTGCAAATCCCTTTTGAAAAATCCAAAACCCATCCTGCCGCGTTGACCACCAAGAAGTATGGCCTATCTATTAAGGAGTCACTCAAGGCAGTGATGTCGAGAGAGGTGTTGTTGATGAACCGCAACTCATTCATCTACATCTTCAAGGTCACCCAGCTGATCATCCTCGGGCTCATGGCCATGACTGTGTTCCTCAGAACAAAGATGCCCAGTGGCCAGATTTCTGACGGTACCAAATTCTTTGGAGCTCTCACTTTCAGTTTAATCACCATCTTATTCAACGGGTTAGCTGAGCTACAACTGACCATAAAGATGCTTCCTACATTCTACAAACAAAGGGATTTCTTGTTCTTCCCTCCATGGACCTTTGCGTTGGCAAACCTACTCCTAAAAATTCCTATTTCATTTATCGAGGCTGGGGTATGGGTAGCCCTCACGTACTATGTGATGGGTTTTGCACCTGCTGCAGGAAG GTTCTTTCGTCAACTTCTAGCTTTCTTtgctactcaccaaatggcaatGGCTTTGTTCCGATTTCTTGCTGCTATTTTTAAGTCAATGGTTATGGCCAACAATTTTGGGATGTTTGTAATCCTTCTTATTTTTATATTTGGAGGATTTCTCATCCCTAGAG GTGACATCAGACCTTGGTGGATTTGGGCTTATTGGTCATCTCCTATGATGTACAGTCAGAATGCAATATCTGTCAATGAATTCCTTGCTAGTAGGTGGGCcagt CCAAACAACGACATTTCTATTGATGAACCAACAATAGGAAAGGCTATTCTTAAATCGAAAGGACTTTTTACTAGTGACTCGGGCTTTTGGCTTTCTATAGGAGCTATGATAGGATTCACTATTTTGTTCAACATCTTCTACATTTTGGCCCTTACATACTTGAGCC CTAGCGGCAGCTCAAACACACTAGTTTCGGATGAAGAGAGTGATAGTGAGAAAAACAAAGAACAAATGTCAGAAGTCAATGCATCATCAACTACGACATCTTCAATACCGATGG TTTCAGTAGGTACTGACGAAACCACAAATAGGCCAACTCATTCAGGAATTGTGTTGCCTTTCCAGCCTCTTTCACTTTCTTTTAACCATATAAACTATTATGTGGACATGCCTGCG GAAATGAAGGAGCAAGGTTTCGCGGAAAGTCGTCTTCAGTTGCTCACTGATATTAGTGGTGCTTTCAGGCCAGGTGTTCTAACAGCATTAGTTGGGATGAGTGGAGCTGGGAAGACCACTCTAATGGATGTCCTTGCTGGAAGGAAAACCAGTGGATCTATTGAAGGAAGTATCACCCTCTCTGGTTACCCTAAAAACCAAGAAACCTTTGCCCGCATTAGTGGATATTGCGAACAAACTGACATCCATTCACCCAATGTTACTGTATATGAATCCATTCTCTACTCTGCTTGGCTGCGTCTTTCATCAGATGTTAACGACAAAACAAGACAG ATGTTTGTGGAGGAAGTCATGACCCTTGTAGAGCTTGATGTGCTGcgtaatgctatggttggtctccCTGGAGTAGACGGGTTATCAACTGAACAAAGAAAGAGATTGACAATTGCAGTGGAGCTGGTATCAAATCCTTCAATCATATTCATGGATGAGCCAACTTCAGGGCTTGATGCTAGAGCAGCAGCAATTGTAATGCGGGCAGTGAGAAATACAGTCAACACCGGGCGTACTGTGGTTTGCACAATCCATCAACCTAGCATCGATATATTCGAGTCATTTGATGAT CTTCTACTTTTGAAAAGAGGAGGGCGGGTTATTTATGCTGGTGAACTTGGTCGCCACTCTCATAAACTAGTTGAATACTTTGAG GCAATTCCAGGTGTAGCAAAGATTACAAAAGGATATAATCCCGCAACATGGATGCTTGAAGTTAGCTCCCCTCTAGCGGAGGCTCGCTTGGAAATAAATTTTGCTGAAATATATGCTAATTCTCCTCTTTATAA GGAAAACCAAGAACTTATTAAGGAATTGAGTGTTCCCCTTCCAGGCTATGAGGATCTCTCATTTTCTACAAAGTATTCTCAGAATTTCTACAACCAATGCGTTGCAAACTTCTGGAAGCAGTACAAATCTTATTGGAAGAACCCGCCCTACAATGCCATGCGCTATCTTATGACGGTGCTCAATGGACTTGTATTTGGCACGGTGTTTTGGCAAAAAGGAACAAAATT AGAATCACAACAAGATTTGTTCAATCTACTTGGAGCCACTTATGCTGCTGTCTTCTTCCTTGGGGCTTCCAATTGCATCACAGTTCAACCCGTTGTGGCAATAGAGCGAACTGTTTTCTACCGTGAAAAGGCAGCTGGGATGTACTCTCCATTATCCTATGCATTAGCTCAG ACAAGCGTGGAGATTATCTACAATATCCTGCAGGGGTGTCTATACACAATCCTCATCTATTCAATGATTGGATATGAGTGGAAAGCTGACAAGTTCTTCTATTTCCTATTTTTCATAATTGCAAGTTTCAACTACTTCACATTGTTTGGCATGATGTTGGTGGCATTGACCCCATCTGCGATGATCGCAAACATACTCATATCCTTTGTACTCCCTCTTTGGAACCTATTTGCTGGATTCCTCATCGTCAGACCG GCCATACCAATTTGGTGGAGGTGGTACTACTGGGCCAACCCAGTGTCCTGGACCATCTATGGTGTCGTTGCATCACAATTTGGCGAGAACAACAATTCTCTTTCAATCCCCGGTGGGAGCCCTACAGTGGTGAAGCAATTCTTGGAGGATATTTTGGGCATCAAGCATGATTTCCTTGGCTATGTAGTGCTAGCCCACTTCGCCTATGCCATTGGATTCTACTTCATCTTTGGCTACTCCATTAAGGTTTTGAACTTCCAGAAACGTTAG